From the Paenibacillus sp. MMS20-IR301 genome, the window TCAGCTCATCCATCGAATAGACCATGCCGTTGTTAATCAGCTTGCTGACTGCAGGGTTGTTCCAGTCGAGCATGATCGTATCGGGCAGGTCACCGGAAGCAATCATGGTGTTCAGATAGTCGTCATCGTTACCGGTTGCGAGCTTGCGGTCGATTTTCACACCGGTTTTGTCTGTGGCCAGCTTCATCGCATATTGATCCTTCCACAGATAAGCTGAAGCCCAGTTTCCGTAGAAATACTGGCTGAAGGTGAACGGCGACGTATCCTGCTTCCAGGATTCCTTGCCGCCCGTCTCTGTTCCCGCATTGGCCGGTTCTGCTGAAGCCGTAGCCGCCGGAGTATTAGCAGCCCCATTATTATCAGACGTTCCATTTGCAGTGTTACCGGTATTATTAGAACTGCAGCCTGCCAGCATGGTGAAGACGAGTAAAGCAGCAGCCATTCCTTTTGCGCCATTCTTTCTCATACATTGACCTCCCATGAATTGAAATTGAATATACTTGCACGGCCAAAGCCGCAGAAGCCGAATGTTATCCTAGCTGTCCTTGTTACTCTGTTTAACCTTTAACTGAACCGATCATGACACCCTGCACGAAATATTTCTGCACGAAGGGATACGTAAATACGATCGGCAGTGTAGTAATGACCATAGTTGCCAGCTTAAGCGATTGTGCCGAGACAGAACCCAGGCCGAGATTGCTGGCCATCAGACTGACATTGCTGTTCGAGCTGATGATCTGCATCAGAATCTGCTGCAGGGTGAGCAGGCTGTCGTTACCGAACAGCATCGCATCATACCACGCATTCCAGTGGAAGACCGCATTATAAAGTGCAATCGTCGCCAGCACGGGCTTGGATACCGGCAGAACCAGCTGCCAGAAAATCCGCAGATCGTTAGCACCGTCTATTTTGGCCGATTCCTCAATTTCCTTGGGCAGTCCCCTGAAGAAGGTCAGCATGATAATGGCATTAAATACATTGAACAGATTCGGGATAATGTAGACGAGGAAGCTTCCTTTCAGATGCAGGTACTTGGCCACAACCAGGTAGTAAGGAATAATCCCTCCGCTGAAGTACATGGTGATGATCGCCATCATGAGGAAAATCCGCCGTCCCATCAGCTCTGTCTTGGATACACCGTAAGCAAAAGCTGCTGTAAACAGCACTGCTGTCGCCGTTCCGGCAAGGGTTCTGGCAATGGTGATGAAGAAGGCATGCCCCATCCGGTCATCCTGGAACACAACTTTATAGTTCTCCATGGAGAATACGCGCGGCCAGAAGACAATTCCCCCGCGGGCAGCATCGGTCGGATCATTAAGGGAAGTAATCACAATATTATAGAACGGATACAGCGTAATTATGGCGAGGGCCAGCAGAACCAGAACATTCAGGATGTCAAAGACGCGTTCCGGCCAGCTTTTTGAATAGGTTAGCATGATGTCCCTCCTCCTAGAACAGGCTCTCTTTGGTTATTTTGCGTGAAGAATAGTTAGCGATATACATGAGCACGAAGGCCACGATCGATTGGAACAGTCCAATTGCCGTACCATAAGAGAATCTGCCTGTAACCAGGCCGGTCTTGTAGGAATACACCGACAGCACGTTCGCGGCATCCTGGGTCATTGAGTTCTGCATCAGGTACATCTGGTCAAAGTTCGAGTTAATAAGTCCGCCTACGGACAGAATCAGCAGGATAATAATGGTCGGCTTCAGTGAAGGCAATGTGATATGCCAGATCCGCCGGAACCGGCCCGCCCCGTCAACAATGGCTGCTTCGTACAGCTGGGGATCAATGCCGGCAATTGCCGCCAGATAGATGATCGAGTTCCAGCCGATGTTTTTCCAGATCTCCGTAAACACCACCAGCGTCAGGAAAGTATGCGGGCTGCCCATGACCATGGTATCGCTTCCAATAATTCCGGTATGGACCAGCAGCTTGCTGATTACACCGGTCTCCGGATCAAGCAGGGTGTACATCAGGCCGAC encodes:
- a CDS encoding carbohydrate ABC transporter permease — translated: MLTYSKSWPERVFDILNVLVLLALAIITLYPFYNIVITSLNDPTDAARGGIVFWPRVFSMENYKVVFQDDRMGHAFFITIARTLAGTATAVLFTAAFAYGVSKTELMGRRIFLMMAIITMYFSGGIIPYYLVVAKYLHLKGSFLVYIIPNLFNVFNAIIMLTFFRGLPKEIEESAKIDGANDLRIFWQLVLPVSKPVLATIALYNAVFHWNAWYDAMLFGNDSLLTLQQILMQIISSNSNVSLMASNLGLGSVSAQSLKLATMVITTLPIVFTYPFVQKYFVQGVMIGSVKG
- a CDS encoding ABC transporter permease subunit, with the translated sequence MSSLPVKRRVSKRFWQQRYLMLLTLPAVLWMIIFNYIPMYGVIISFKEYTPFQGFLHSPWTGLANFRELFNDPTFTDSLVNTFKISIAKLVFGFPAPIILSILLNELVFKRFKRIVQSLTYLPYFVSWVLVVGLMYTLLDPETGVISKLLVHTGIIGSDTMVMGSPHTFLTLVVFTEIWKNIGWNSIIYLAAIAGIDPQLYEAAIVDGAGRFRRIWHITLPSLKPTIIILLILSVGGLINSNFDQMYLMQNSMTQDAANVLSVYSYKTGLVTGRFSYGTAIGLFQSIVAFVLMYIANYSSRKITKESLF